A genomic segment from Candidatus Binataceae bacterium encodes:
- a CDS encoding CPBP family intramembrane glutamic endopeptidase gives MESPSIAVGADLEGHPPHAQVRNSGSIEFVLLLALGMAGWFLCAPVLPIPPDKHLRAFTIALAEMLFLVGIGCRSARRPDFIPSALMRLVGADGPAPAFSELLYAAAGAAAVSVLGTRIVQAILVKATWSSALAAQTPPAVKEAGRKAFELFKAHPAAIGVGFPIIEEIHFRLFLMTVLVWLIAKLLRAPAGGLGARAWWTAIVLQGLMFGAIHAATGEGTLWWEPRTVQMLLEPRAVAGIVLGYVYWRWGLETSILAHIFADLSVLCYLMLFAHGG, from the coding sequence GTGGAAAGTCCGAGTATCGCCGTCGGCGCCGATTTGGAAGGACATCCGCCGCACGCGCAGGTTCGCAATTCGGGCTCGATAGAATTTGTCCTGCTCCTCGCACTGGGGATGGCAGGATGGTTTCTCTGCGCGCCGGTGCTTCCTATCCCGCCGGACAAGCATCTGCGCGCGTTCACGATCGCGCTTGCGGAGATGTTGTTCCTGGTGGGAATCGGATGCCGCTCGGCGCGCCGGCCGGACTTCATTCCGAGCGCGCTGATGCGGCTAGTCGGCGCCGATGGCCCGGCCCCCGCGTTCAGTGAACTGCTCTATGCCGCTGCGGGCGCGGCGGCGGTTTCGGTTCTGGGTACACGTATCGTGCAGGCTATCTTAGTCAAGGCGACGTGGTCGTCGGCGCTTGCCGCGCAGACGCCCCCCGCGGTAAAGGAAGCCGGTCGCAAAGCCTTCGAGCTCTTCAAGGCGCATCCGGCAGCGATCGGCGTCGGCTTTCCGATCATCGAGGAGATCCATTTCCGCCTCTTCTTGATGACGGTGTTGGTGTGGCTGATCGCGAAATTGCTGCGCGCGCCCGCAGGCGGGCTTGGCGCGCGGGCGTGGTGGACCGCGATCGTGCTTCAGGGACTGATGTTCGGCGCGATCCACGCGGCGACCGGCGAGGGAACGCTTTGGTGGGAGCCGCGTACGGTGCAGATGCTCCTCGAACCGCGCGCGGTTGCGGGAATCGTGCTGGGCTACGTTTACTGGCGCTGGGGTCTCGAGACGTCGATTCTCGCGCACATCTTCGCCGACCTGAGCGTGCTCTGCTACCTG